CCAGTCGCGATCCGACGAGGGGCGGCCGAGCAGGGCGTCGCGCACGCTGCCGCCAACACAAAAAATCTTCATGCGCGCAGTGTAGGAGGCTGTTCGCTCTGCGGTTGTTGCGGCGCAGCACCCCCGCGAAGCAGGGGGGTGAAACAGATGCTTACCCCACTACAGTACGGGCAAACCCGAGCACAAGCCGGGTCGGCCGGTCCAACCGGCTCCACACACGAGGGAAGTTCAAAGCATGAAATTCAAGATTGTTGCGGCCGCTGCATTGGCCGCCATGGCTGGTTTTGCCCAAGCGGCGACGCACGACTGGGGCACCCACGCCATCGTCGAGGCCGGCGGCGGCTTCGCCAGCGGTGCCGGCGCCTCGCTGAGCGACACCTACAAGTTCAGCCTGAGCAGCCAGACCGGCGTCCTGGCGGTTGCGGTCTCCAACGACTTCGGTTATTTCAACCTGACTGGCGGCAAGATCGAGCTGTTCAAGGAAGGCAGCACCACGGCCATCGGCAGCTTCAGCTTCGACGATTCGGTCTCTACCTTCTCGTTTGGCACGCTACTGGCTGGCAACTACTTCTACGCCGTGACCGGCAAGGTCGCGTCCGACGCTTTCGCCGCCACCTACCAGCTGAACTCGCAACTGGCTCCGGTGCCGGAACCCGAGACCTACGCCCTGATGCTGGCCGGCCTGGGTGCCGTGGCCTTCGTCGCGCGTCGTCGCAAGCAGCAGGCCTGATCGATCCTCTACCGGATCATCGACCTCAAGATAGAAAGGGCGCCATCGGCGCCCTTTTTTCATGGCCGCGCGGCGGCGGTGATCAATCCCGCCCGCTGCGATACGGCTCCTCGAAGTCCAGGAAATCCTGCTCGGCCAGCGAGTCGGCGATCCATTCGCGCACGCCGGGGGCGGCGGCCAGGCGCTGGGCATAGGCGGCGCTGGCCTCCGACAGCGGCAGGCCATAGGTCTTGAAGCGCATCGCGACCGGCGCGAAATAGGCGTCGACCGCGCCGAACTCGCCAAACAGGAAGGGGCCGCCGCTGGCCGCCAGCTGCTGGCTCCAGATCGCGTCGATGCGGGCCACCTCGGTGCGCAGCTGGGCGTTCTCGGCCAGATGCTTGGCGCCGACCTCCGGCAGCGCGGCCTCGATGTTCATCGTGCAGAGATTGCGCAGGGTCGAGAAGCCGGCATGCATCTCGGCGCAGAGGCTGCGCGCGCGGCTGCGCTGGCGCGCGTCGCGCGGCCAGATCGGCAGTTCGGGGTGGCGCTCGGCGATGTGTTCGGCGATCGCCAGCGTGTCCCAGACCGCGAAGCCGTCGTCCTCCACCAGCACCGGCACCTTGGAGGTCGGCGTGTAGGCGGCCAGCGCCTGGTAGAAGGCCGAGCCCGGCGTGAAGTCGAAGCGCAGCTTGCGCTCCTCGAAGGGGATGCCGAAGGCCTTCAGCAGCACCCAGGGGCGCATGGACCAGGAGGAGTAGTTCTTGTTGCCGATGATCAGTTGCATGGGGGCTCCGTGGGGTAGGGCTCCGATGCTACGCGGTAGCGGCGCCGCGATGGTTGCCGATTGCGCAAGGGATTGATGAGCGCCGCGCGGTCCGCCTCAGTGGCGCGCGCGCCAGCGGTCCAGCCGCGTCGCACCGCCACGCAGATAGCCCGGCGCGATGGCCTCGACATCCTGCGCGGTGATGCCCAGCGCGGCCAGGCCGGGCAGGGCGCCGGTGGCGACATTGGGCACGCGCATCGAGGCCAGGTTGTCGCGCGACATCAGCGGCTCGCCCGGCAGGCATTCCAGCGCCAGCGCCTGCAGCCAGCCGAGCGCGGCGGGCAGCGGCAGGATGGGGCGCGGATGGCCGCTGGCGCGCCCGGCCAGGCGCACCAGCTCGGCCAGGCTCCATTCGCGCGGGCCGGCCAGCTCGAAGGTCTGCCCGGCGCAGCGCGAGGCATCGGCGCAGCAGCGCGCTAGGGCCTCGGCCACATCCTCGACCCAGACCGGCTGGAAGCGCGCGTCGGCGCCGGCCAGCGGCAGTAGGGGCAGCCCGCGCTGCAGCGCGGCGAACAGGTTCAGGAAGCGGTCGTCGCGCCCGAAGATCACCGAGGGCCGCAGCAGCGTGCTGGTGGCGGGGCGGGCCTCGCGCAGCGCCGCCTCGCCGCGCGCCTTGGAGCGCAGATAGCGCGAGGGCGCATCGGCCGCGACGCCCAGCGCGCTGACATGGATCAGCCGCGTCTGGCCCTCGCAGAGCCCGGCCAACCGGCGCGGCAGCGCCACATGGACGCGTTCGAAGGCGGCCTCGTCGCCCTGCAGGATCGCGATCAGGTTGACGACGATGTCCTGGCCGTTCAGCAGCGCGGCCAGCTGTGCGTCCTCATGCACATCGGCCTGCCGCAGGGTCAGGCCCGGCAGCGGCTGCAGGGCCTGCGCATGGCCGATGCGGCGCGTCGCCACCGTCAGGCGCGCGCCGCCCCGGTACTGGCGCACCAGCCGCTCGCACAGGGCGCGGCCGACAAAGCCGCTGCCGCCCAGCACCAGGATGGCCGGCGCACCGCCGCCGTTCATGGCAGGTCCGTCGCCGGCGCGCTGGCCGGTCCGATCGAGCGCCCCAGCCGCGCGCGCAGCTCGGCCCGCTCGTTGCCCATCAGCTGGGCGTAGATGGTGGCGTTGGAGAGCACGCGCTTGACGTAGTCACGCGTCTCGGTGAAGGGGATGCTCTCGGCCCAGATCGCGGCGTCCAGGGGCGGACCGTCGCGCCAGCGGCGCGGCCGGCCGGGGCCGGCGTTGTAGGCCGCGGCGGCCAGCGCCTGCGAACCGTCGAAGGCGTCCAGCACCAGCTTCAGATAGGTGGTGCCGATGCGCAGATTGAAGTCGCGGTCGGTCAGGAACTCGGGCTTGTAGGCCATGCCCACCTTCTTCGCGGTCCACTTCGCGGTGCTGGGCATCACCTGCATCAGGCCGGAGGCGCCGACATGGGAGCGCGCGTCCATCACGAAGCGCGATTCCTGGCGGATCAGGCCGTAGACATAGGCCGGATCCAGCCCGGCCTCGCGCGCCTGCGCCAGCAGCTCGGCGCGGTAGGGCATCGGGTAGCGCTGGGCCAGGTCGACCTCGCCGCGGGTGCGCTCGCTGGTGTTGATGCAGCGGTCCCAGATCTCGCGCTCGCAGGCCAGCTGCGCGGCGGCCAGCAGCTCGCGGTCGCCCATGCCGCGCAGGCTGAAGTTCCATTCGCGCACGCCCTCGCCGCGCAGGCCCAGCTGCACCAGCATCAGCGCGCGCGTCAGGCCCGCATGGCTCTGCGCCTGGCCGCGCTCGGCCGGCGTCAGCGGCAGCGGCGTGGCCGGCAGTGCCGCTCGCTGGCCCAGCTCCTCGGCGGCGAGCTTGCCGTAGAAGCTCAGCGGCGAGGCCAGGCCCTGCAGCAGGCCGCGCGCTTCGGCGGCGGTCTGGGGGTTGGCCTTCAGGCTGCGCGCCTTCCAGTAGGTCCAGGCCGGATCGAGCGCGCCGTTGCCTTCCTTCTCCAGCAGCTCGATCGCGCGCAGCAGCAGGGCCGTCCGACCCTGGCCGTCCTCGGCGCGCAGCGCGGCGCGCGCGGCCCAGGCCAGGGTCTCGTCGCTCCATTCGATGCGCTGCTTGGCGGGCTGCAGCTTCAGCGCCTTGTCGTAGTAGTCGGGCGCCTCGGGCTGCAGGCGGAAGGCCGCGGCGCGGCCGATCTGGGCCCAGACCCAGGCCGCGTTGTCGCGCGGCAGCTGGCGCTCCCAGCGCTTGCGCATGAATTCGGTGGTGGCGTCGACATCGTTGCTGGCGCTGCGCACCAGCGCGACGGTGGTCAGCTCGTCCTGCTGGCGGTTGCTGGCCGCGGCCTTGCGGGTCAGGTAGCGGCCGGCGTTGTCGATGATGTCCTTGACGCCGGCCTCGACCGGCTTGCCCAGCAGCCGCGCCGCGCCCTGCATCGCGCGCGGCCGGCCGGCCTCGGTGGCCAGGCGCAGCTTCAGCCAGACATCGTCCTCGTCCAGGCGCTTGGCCTCCAGCAGGGTGGAGGCCAGCAGCTGGCAGCCGTCGTCGCCGTCGCGCTGCGCCAGCCAGGCGGCCTTGGCCTCCTTGCGCACATCGCGGCCGGCCAGGTGCTCGGTCAGCAGCGCGTAGCAAGTGACCTCGCGGTCGTCGTTCATGCGAAAGCGCGGGTAGTCCAGCGCGAAGTTCTTCCAGTCGCGCCGCCGGCCCAGCTCCAGCAGCCAGTCGTTGCGCATGCGGTCCTCGACATAGCTGCCGGGCCAGCGGGCGTAGAAGGCCTCCAGGTCCGCCTGGGTGGCCTGGGTCAGGCGCAGGCCCAACTGCCAGTAGTCCACCCAGGGCGCCAACGCATGCTGCTGGGCCTGGGTCATGCCGGCCAGCTCGGCCAGGCGCTGGGCATCGCGGGCGCGCAGCGCCTCCCGGGCCTGCAGGATCAGCTCCGGCGAGCCGGCGCCGGTCTGGGCAAGACCCGGCCCCGCGGCACCGCCGAGCGCGGCCGCCAGGCCCAGCATCAGGCCCAGACTGCGGCGCCGGGCGCCTTCATATACTGCCGACAACAACATCTTCCTCATTCTTTTCTGACAAGGCCTTCGCCGGTGGGTGCCACGTTGCCGCAGCAGTCTTCATCTTCGTCCTCTTCTTCATCACCCGCGGCGGCGCCGGAACGCAGCGCGCTGCGCGCCGCGCTGCGCGCCGCGCTGCGCCAGCAGCGCCAGCAATGGCTGCAGAGCGCGCCGGGCCAGGCGGCCGCGCCGGCCTTGGCCGGCCGGCTGCGCGAGCTGCTGGTCCAGCTGGAGCCGCAGGTGCTGGGGCTTTACTGGCCCCTGGAGGGTGAATTTAACGCAGTGCGGGACCTGCTGTCGCCCGATTGGCTGCCCGAGCCGCCGCTGCTGGCTCTGCCTTATGCCTACAAGGGCCAGGGCCGCATGGACTACCGGCGCTGGGACGGCGCCGCCGGCACGCCGGCGCTGCGGGACGAATGCGGCATCCCCAGCGGCGCCGGCGCGGTGCTGCAGCCGGACGTGGTGCTGGTGCCCTGCGTCGGCTTCACCCGCCAGGGCTTCCGGCTCGGCTATGGCGGCGGCTACTTCGACCGCTGGCTGGCGGCACACCCGGGCGTGACCGCGGTGGGCGTCGCCTGGAGCTGCGGCGAGGCGGCCTTTGCCGTCGAGCCGCATGACCAGGCGTTGATGGTGATCGCGACCGAGTTGGAGCTGATCGCACCCTGAGGCGCCTCCTTATTCCTCTCCAATGTCGCGGCGCGATTGCGCCGCCTGCTCGAGCACCCAGGCGCTGAACTGCTGCACCTCGGGCCGCAGCCGGCCCTGCTCGGACAGCAGCAGCCAGTAGACGTACGGGCTGCTCATGCGGCTTTCCGGGCCGAAGGGCTCGATCAGGTCGCCGCGCTGCAGCTGCTCGCTGACCAGGGCCAGCCGCGCCAGCGCCACCGCCTGGCCGGCCAGCGCGGCCTGCACCTGCTGGTAGGTGAAGTTCAGGTACATCCAGCGGCGCGGCTGCAGGCCCGGCGCGCCATGCTCGCGCAGCCAGCGGCGCCAGCTCAGGTAGTCGGCGCTGGGGCGCTGGTCGTCCTCCTCGGCCAGGGTGTGGCCGGCCAGGTCGGCCGGCTGCGCCAGCGGCGGCGCCTCGCCGGCGGCGGCCCGGCCCGCCAGCCAGGGGCTGATCACCGGGGTCAGGGTCTCGCCGAACAGGCGCTGCGCATCCTGGCGCCGGCCCAGCTGCTCCGGCGTCGCATAGCGCAGCGCCAGGTCGATCTCGCTGTCCTCCAGCTCGACCACCACGTCATGGGCCGAGACGCGGATGTCGATGTCCGGATGCTCGCGCTGGAAGGCCTCCAGGCGCGGGATCAGCCACAGCGAGGCGAAGGAGGCGAAGGTTGTGACATTGACGACGCGCCGGCCCTTGCTCTGGCGGATCTGCCGCACCGTGCCGTCCAGCCGCTCCAGCACCGCCACCACCGTGCCCTGCAGCTGCAGGCCGTCGGCCGTCAGCTCCACATGGCGGGTGCCGCGCAGGAACAGGGTGCAGCCGATCTCCTCCTCCAGCGTGCGGATCTGGCGGCTGATCGCGGACTGGGTCAGGTGCAGCTCCTCGGCCGCGGCGCGGAAGCTCAACAGCCGGGCCACGGCCTCGAAGGCGCGCAGCGGGCCGATCGGAAGCGGACGGTGCCGGGCTTGCGGATTCATGAGCAAATGGTATCAATCCCGCGCGTGCATCTCATTGGACCGGACTCCGGGTAGTCCCTAGGATTCACCCATGTCGCACCGGATGTCCCGGTGCCCCAGTCGGGAGTCGCAGTCATGAGTCAAACGCAATTCGCACAAGCGCTGTGGAGTCTGGCCCGCGGCGAGGCCCTGAGCCTGGACATCGGCCCCGGGCCGCGCGAGCTGAGTGTCACCGAGGGCCGGCTCTGGCTGACCCGCCAGGGCAGCGCCAGCCAGGCCGCCGAGGATATCTGGCTGGAGCCGGGCCAGAGCGTGCAGCTGCGCTCCGGCAGCCGCGTCGTCGTCGAGGGCTGGCCCCAGGCGAGCTTCCAGCTGCTGGTGCCGCCGGCCGCCTGCCCGCAGATGGCAACGCGCCTGCGTGCCGCCGCCGCTAGCGCCGCGGGCTTCCGCTCCGCGCCGTCGCATTCGTCCTCGCCTTCTCCTTCCGGGCTGGCCGCGGCTTGAGTTTCAAGGCCTGGGCGCGCAGCGCGGCCTCCAGGGCCAGCCGCGCCCAGGGGCGCATCAGCGCCGGTGATTCCATCGCCTCCTCGGGCGGCCGGTAGTAGCCCAGGGTCGTCCATTCGCCCTGCTTCAGGTAGCGGAAGGGCTCGCAGCCGGCGGCCTCGAAGCGGGGCCGGCTTTCCACATCGGTCTTCAGGTACAGCTGCTCGTCGGCGATCAGCGCGACGAACAGCTCGTCCAGGTAGAGGCCCCTGCCGCCGAACATGCGGCGCGTCCGCACGGCCCCTAGCGGGCTCAGCAGCTCGGTGCAATGGGCGGTGAATTCATCGTCATGCATGTGGCCGGACTCTACCGAATCCGGCCACAATCCGGCCTCGTCGTCGCCCCCGCCGGAGCCCCGAGTGGACAACATGCTGATGCCCGACCGCGCCGCGCTGCGCCAGAAGCTGATCCAGGAGCGCCTGGACCTGCCCCACCGCCTGGACCTGGCCGAGCAGTTGCAGAGCGTGCTGCGCATCTGGCTGCTGCGCCGCCAGGAAAAGACCATCGGCGCCTACTGGCCGATCAAGGGTGAGTTCGATCCGCTGCCGGCGCTGTACCGCTGGAGCGAGGCGCACCCGGACCGCCGTATCGGCCTGCCGGTGGTCGACAAGGACCATGGCACCCTGCGCTTTCACGTCTGGTATCCGGGCTGCCCGATGGAGGAGGACGCCTACGGCATCCCCAAGCCCAAGGACACCGAGCAGTTCCAGCCCCAGCTGATGATCCTGCCCTGCCTGGGCTATGGCCCCTGCGGCCTGCGCCTGGGCTATGGCGGCGGTTTCATGGACCGCACCCTGGCCGAGCTGACGCCGCGCCCCATTACTGCAGGCGTGGGTTACGCCCATGGTTTCTTGCCCCTCTTGAAGGCCGAGCCGACCGATGTGCCGGTGGATGCGATGCTGACGGAGGAGGGGGTGGTGTGGGATGTGAATGGGTGAGGGTGACAGGCTAAATGTGAGTGTTTAGCTGGCGTGCTGATCGCAGGCTCGTGGTCCGTACGAAGGCATCTCAAGGGTCAGGTCTTGATGAGAAATGCAGCTGGGCTTACTTGCCAGCCAGCGCCTTGTCGGTAGCCTCAACGAGGCACCTGAGGAAACGAATAGCTTTGTCGAGCTCCTCTCGCTTCACTAGGTGTGGGGCGGGCGGTGCACCGTTTGCAACTGGCTTTGAGCGATGGACTGCATCACCTCGCTTTGAAATGAGCTCATCAAGTGTTTTCCTGGCCTTCACGCAGTCGTAGTTGGCCCATTCCCAGCAGGCCGCCACATCAACTTCGAGGAAGTCCTGAAACAGCTTCTTGGTCTTGTCGGAGGTCGGGGGCTGTCTGAATTTCTGTGTTCGAGGCTCGGTGTAGGGCTCGCCGATTCAGACGAGCCCGCGCCGCATATTACGCGGCAGGTCAGGTAAATCGCTCGCCGTAGGCGATGGCGAATTGGTTCATGGCCTCCTTCCATTCCTTGGCCGCGCGGCCCCAGTCGGCCGTGATATTGCGCAGCGCCAGCCACAGGAGCTTGGTAGCGGCATCGTCACTGGGGAAGTGGCCGCGCGTCTTGATGATCTTGCGCAGCCGACTGTGGATGCTCTCGATGGCGTTGGTCGTGTAGATCACGCGCCGCACGGCTGGGCTGAAGGCGAAGAACGGGATGACCCGATCCCAGGCCCGGCGCCAGGTGGCCGTCACGGTCGGGAACTTCTGGCCCCAGGCGCTCGCCTCGAAGGCATCGAGTTCGGCCTGGGCCGCGTCAGCACTGGACGCCGTGTAGATTGGCTTCAAGGCCGCCGCCAGGGCCTTGCGGTCCTTCCAGCTCGCGAAGTCCAGGCTGTTGCGGATCAGGTGCACGATGCAGGTCTGCAGCGTCGTGGCTGGGAACACGGCAGCGAGCGCCTCGGGGATGCCCTTGAGCCCATCGGTGACGGCAATCAGGATGTCGGCGACTCCTCGGGTCTTCAGATCGTTGAAGACCTTCATCCAGAACTTCGCGCCCTCGGTGTTCTCGATCCACAGGCCCAGGATGTCGCGCGTGCCATCGGGCAGCACGCCCAGGGCCAGGTAGATAGCCTTGTTGCGCACCACCGCATCCTCGCGAATCTTCACGCGCAGAGCGTCGAAGAACACCACCGGATACATCGGCTCCAGCGGCCGGCTCTGCCAGGCCGAGACCTCGGTCATCACGGCATCCGTCACGGAGCTGATGAACTCGGGGCTGACCTCGGTGCCGTACTGCTCGGCCAGGAAGCCCTGAATCTCGCGCACCGTCATGCCACGCGCGTACATGGCCACGATCTTGTCGTCGAAGCCGGTGAAGCGCCGCTCGTGCTTGGGGATAAGGATGGGTTCGAACGAGCCGGCGCGGTCGCGCGGCACCTCGATGCGCAACGGACCGTCCTCGGTCAAGACCGTCTTGGCGGACTTGCCGTTGCGCTGGTTGCCGGCCTCCTCCGGCTTGGCCGTGCCGGGCGGATAGCCCAAGTGGTGCGACAGCTCCGCGCCCAACGCGCGCTCGATCAGCGCCTTCTTCAGCGCCATGGTCGTGGCGTTGATCTGCTCGGCCGTCATCGGCGTCGAGCCGCCGGTCAGCTGCTCAATGAGTTCCTTGGGGATCGACGGCAGCGCCGTCATGCCGGCTCCCGCCGGCTTCTTCTTGGTTGGCATAGATGCTCCTGGTCGTCATGCTATGCCTCGCACACAAAAATCCTGACAGGCTCGGAGGTCGGGTTGTGGAAGCGTTTCAGC
This genomic stretch from Roseateles sp. DAIF2 harbors:
- a CDS encoding glutathione S-transferase family protein; this translates as MQLIIGNKNYSSWSMRPWVLLKAFGIPFEERKLRFDFTPGSAFYQALAAYTPTSKVPVLVEDDGFAVWDTLAIAEHIAERHPELPIWPRDARQRSRARSLCAEMHAGFSTLRNLCTMNIEAALPEVGAKHLAENAQLRTEVARIDAIWSQQLAASGGPFLFGEFGAVDAYFAPVAMRFKTYGLPLSEASAAYAQRLAAAPGVREWIADSLAEQDFLDFEEPYRSGRD
- a CDS encoding HEPN domain-containing protein; translation: MGEPYTEPRTQKFRQPPTSDKTKKLFQDFLEVDVAACWEWANYDCVKARKTLDELISKRGDAVHRSKPVANGAPPAPHLVKREELDKAIRFLRCLVEATDKALAGK
- a CDS encoding IS256 family transposase — protein: MPTKKKPAGAGMTALPSIPKELIEQLTGGSTPMTAEQINATTMALKKALIERALGAELSHHLGYPPGTAKPEEAGNQRNGKSAKTVLTEDGPLRIEVPRDRAGSFEPILIPKHERRFTGFDDKIVAMYARGMTVREIQGFLAEQYGTEVSPEFISSVTDAVMTEVSAWQSRPLEPMYPVVFFDALRVKIREDAVVRNKAIYLALGVLPDGTRDILGLWIENTEGAKFWMKVFNDLKTRGVADILIAVTDGLKGIPEALAAVFPATTLQTCIVHLIRNSLDFASWKDRKALAAALKPIYTASSADAAQAELDAFEASAWGQKFPTVTATWRRAWDRVIPFFAFSPAVRRVIYTTNAIESIHSRLRKIIKTRGHFPSDDAATKLLWLALRNITADWGRAAKEWKEAMNQFAIAYGERFT
- a CDS encoding 5-formyltetrahydrofolate cyclo-ligase, encoding MLMPDRAALRQKLIQERLDLPHRLDLAEQLQSVLRIWLLRRQEKTIGAYWPIKGEFDPLPALYRWSEAHPDRRIGLPVVDKDHGTLRFHVWYPGCPMEEDAYGIPKPKDTEQFQPQLMILPCLGYGPCGLRLGYGGGFMDRTLAELTPRPITAGVGYAHGFLPLLKAEPTDVPVDAMLTEEGVVWDVNG
- a CDS encoding 5-formyltetrahydrofolate cyclo-ligase, with the protein product MGATLPQQSSSSSSSSSPAAAPERSALRAALRAALRQQRQQWLQSAPGQAAAPALAGRLRELLVQLEPQVLGLYWPLEGEFNAVRDLLSPDWLPEPPLLALPYAYKGQGRMDYRRWDGAAGTPALRDECGIPSGAGAVLQPDVVLVPCVGFTRQGFRLGYGGGYFDRWLAAHPGVTAVGVAWSCGEAAFAVEPHDQALMVIATELELIAP
- a CDS encoding TfoX/Sxy family protein: MHDDEFTAHCTELLSPLGAVRTRRMFGGRGLYLDELFVALIADEQLYLKTDVESRPRFEAAGCEPFRYLKQGEWTTLGYYRPPEEAMESPALMRPWARLALEAALRAQALKLKPRPARKEKARTNATARSGSPRR
- a CDS encoding LysR substrate-binding domain-containing protein; this encodes MNPQARHRPLPIGPLRAFEAVARLLSFRAAAEELHLTQSAISRQIRTLEEEIGCTLFLRGTRHVELTADGLQLQGTVVAVLERLDGTVRQIRQSKGRRVVNVTTFASFASLWLIPRLEAFQREHPDIDIRVSAHDVVVELEDSEIDLALRYATPEQLGRRQDAQRLFGETLTPVISPWLAGRAAAGEAPPLAQPADLAGHTLAEEDDQRPSADYLSWRRWLREHGAPGLQPRRWMYLNFTYQQVQAALAGQAVALARLALVSEQLQRGDLIEPFGPESRMSSPYVYWLLLSEQGRLRPEVQQFSAWVLEQAAQSRRDIGEE
- a CDS encoding DUF2917 domain-containing protein, producing MSQTQFAQALWSLARGEALSLDIGPGPRELSVTEGRLWLTRQGSASQAAEDIWLEPGQSVQLRSGSRVVVEGWPQASFQLLVPPAACPQMATRLRAAAASAAGFRSAPSHSSSPSPSGLAAA
- a CDS encoding complex I NDUFA9 subunit family protein; amino-acid sequence: MNGGGAPAILVLGGSGFVGRALCERLVRQYRGGARLTVATRRIGHAQALQPLPGLTLRQADVHEDAQLAALLNGQDIVVNLIAILQGDEAAFERVHVALPRRLAGLCEGQTRLIHVSALGVAADAPSRYLRSKARGEAALREARPATSTLLRPSVIFGRDDRFLNLFAALQRGLPLLPLAGADARFQPVWVEDVAEALARCCADASRCAGQTFELAGPREWSLAELVRLAGRASGHPRPILPLPAALGWLQALALECLPGEPLMSRDNLASMRVPNVATGALPGLAALGITAQDVEAIAPGYLRGGATRLDRWRARH
- a CDS encoding FxDxF family PEP-CTERM protein, producing the protein MKFKIVAAAALAAMAGFAQAATHDWGTHAIVEAGGGFASGAGASLSDTYKFSLSSQTGVLAVAVSNDFGYFNLTGGKIELFKEGSTTAIGSFSFDDSVSTFSFGTLLAGNYFYAVTGKVASDAFAATYQLNSQLAPVPEPETYALMLAGLGAVAFVARRRKQQA
- a CDS encoding transglycosylase SLT domain-containing protein; amino-acid sequence: MLLSAVYEGARRRSLGLMLGLAAALGGAAGPGLAQTGAGSPELILQAREALRARDAQRLAELAGMTQAQQHALAPWVDYWQLGLRLTQATQADLEAFYARWPGSYVEDRMRNDWLLELGRRRDWKNFALDYPRFRMNDDREVTCYALLTEHLAGRDVRKEAKAAWLAQRDGDDGCQLLASTLLEAKRLDEDDVWLKLRLATEAGRPRAMQGAARLLGKPVEAGVKDIIDNAGRYLTRKAAASNRQQDELTTVALVRSASNDVDATTEFMRKRWERQLPRDNAAWVWAQIGRAAAFRLQPEAPDYYDKALKLQPAKQRIEWSDETLAWAARAALRAEDGQGRTALLLRAIELLEKEGNGALDPAWTYWKARSLKANPQTAAEARGLLQGLASPLSFYGKLAAEELGQRAALPATPLPLTPAERGQAQSHAGLTRALMLVQLGLRGEGVREWNFSLRGMGDRELLAAAQLACEREIWDRCINTSERTRGEVDLAQRYPMPYRAELLAQAREAGLDPAYVYGLIRQESRFVMDARSHVGASGLMQVMPSTAKWTAKKVGMAYKPEFLTDRDFNLRIGTTYLKLVLDAFDGSQALAAAAYNAGPGRPRRWRDGPPLDAAIWAESIPFTETRDYVKRVLSNATIYAQLMGNERAELRARLGRSIGPASAPATDLP